The following are encoded together in the Archocentrus centrarchus isolate MPI-CPG fArcCen1 chromosome 23, fArcCen1, whole genome shotgun sequence genome:
- the cdkn1d gene encoding cyclin-dependent kinase inhibitor 1D, translating to MAMASKSTSIEEPATASDSELSGLGGIEAWKLKLGPVRKNLFGPVDHQQLQQDFQRLLCMSVEVANKRWNFDFQSDVPLEGSSIKWEALRCQDVPAFYRSCTVLPVVRAGAEKTKQRRRLSSSSGEGSPGSSTSSGSGDEYLEVTTRGCYRIQRTGKRRQATITDFFKVKKRRLLHNKASSRQ from the exons ATGGCGATGGCCTCTAAATCGACATCAATAGAAGAGCCAGCTACGGCATCCGACTCCGAGCTTTCAGGCTTGGGAGGCATTGAGGCCTGGAAGTTAAAGCTGGGGCCAGTGCGGAAGAACCTCTTTGGGCCCGTGGAccaccagcagctgcagcaggactTCCAGCGACTGCTCTGCATGAGCGTGGAGGTGGCCAACAAGCGCTGGAACTTTGATTTCCAGAGCGACGTACCTTTAGAGGGGTCCAGCATCAAGTGGGAGGCGCTCAGGTGTCAGGATGTGCCGGCGTTTTACCGCAGCTGCACCGTGCTGCCGGTGGTGAGGGCTGGAGCTGAGAAGACGAAGCAGAGGAGGCGGCTGTCGTCTTCATCAGGCGAGGGTTCACCTGGGTCGAGCACCTCGTCCGGGTCTGGGGACGAGTATCTGGAAGTGACCACAAGGGGGTGCTACCGGATCCAGCGAACAGGGAAACGCAGACAGGCTACGATCACAG ATTTCTTCAAGGTAAAGAAGAGGAGGCTTCTGCATAACAAAGCTTCCTCTCGGCAGTAG
- the slc37a3 gene encoding sugar phosphate exchanger 3, giving the protein MPPSCCASLSQYTHHHAAVFLLTFFSYVLLHASRKTFSNVKVSISAQWTPSIINDSSPSFSPGETWQDNRLFEDEKQATLFLGVLDSIFLFSYAVGLYLSGVIGDRVNLRYVLCFGLCGSAAVEFVFGTVTEWLHIYNIYLYVGLWVLNGLLQSAVWPCVVAVMGNWFGKAGRGFVFGLWSACASVGNILGAFLASSVLKYGYEYAFLVTSVVQFAGGVVVFFGLLTSPKEVGLSLEAETGLSPVETDTDSHKPLMSDEEDEVVVETYTRRGQSVEQPVEPPAASPRAIGFFQAFCLPGVLPYSLAYACLKLVNYSFFFWLPFYLSNNYKWKEAQADRLSVWYDVGGIIGGTVQGLISDFMGKRAPVLVVSLMLAIGALVGYSRSPDDQVINGVLLATTGFFIGGPSNMISSAISADLGRQEALRGSKEALATVTGIVDGTGSIGAAAGQYLVSLIESKLGWMSVFYFFIVMTAGSIVFITPLLVRELRAMWTDRRARQRQL; this is encoded by the exons ATGCCTCCCTCATGCTGTGCCTCTCTGTCACAGTACACCCATCATCATGCGGctgtcttcctcctcaccttctTTAG ctATGTGTTGTTGCATGCATCCAGGAAGACATTCAGCAATGTGAAAGTGAGCATCTCAGCTCAGTGGACTCCTTCCATCATTAATGACAGTTCACCTTCGTTCTCACCTGGCGAG ACATGGCAAGACAATCGTCTGTTTGAGGATGAAAAGCAGGCCACTCTGTTTCTGGGGGTTCTGGACTCCATCTTCCTCTTCTCATATGCAGTG GGTCTGTATCTGAGTGGTGTGATTGGGGACAGAGTGAACCTCCGCTACGTGCTCTGCTTTggtctgtgtggctctgctgcaGTG GAGTTTGTGTTTGGCACTGTGACCGAATGGCTCCACATCTACAACATCTACCTGTACGTTGGCCTGTGGGTGCTGAACGGCCTGCTGCAGTCGGCTGTGTGGCCCTGCGTGGTGGCCGTCATGGGTAACTGGTTCGGCAAGGCAGG ccgtGGTTTTGTGTTTGGCCTGTGGAGTGCGTGCGCCTCTGTAGGCAACATCCTGGGTGCCTTCCTGGCTTCTAGTGTTCTCAAGTATGGATATGAG tacGCCTTCCTGGTGACCTCTGTTGTGCAGTTTGCTGGAGGGGTGGTGGTGTTCTTTGGCCTACTTACCTCTCCAAAGGAAGTTG gactGAGCTTGGAGGCAGAGACTGGACTCAGCCCGGttgagacagacacagacagccaCAAGCCTCTAATGAGCGACGAGGAAGACGAGGTGGTGGTGGAGACGTATACCAGAAGAGGCCAATCAGTTGAGCAGCCTGTCGAACCTCCAGCCGCGTCTCCACGAGCCATTGGCTTCTTCCAGGCTTTCTGTCTTCCTGGGGTGCTGCCT TATTCCCTGGCTTATGCATGCCTGAAGCTGGTCAACTactccttcttcttctggcttCCTTTCTACTTGAGCAACAACTACAAGTGGAAGGAAGCCCAGGCTGACCGCCTGTCTGTGTGGTATGATGTCGGAGGAATCATTG GAGGAACAGTTCAGGGTCTGATCTCTGACTTTATGGGGAAGAGAGCCCCAGTGTTGGTCGTCAGTCTGATGCTGGCAATCGGAGCCCTGGTGGGATACAGCC gATCACCTGATGACCAGGTGATAAACGGTGTGCTGCTAGCTACCACTGGCTTTTTCATCGGTGGTCCGTCCAACATGATCAGCTCGGCCATATCTGCTGACCTGGGCAGGCAGGAGGCTCTGAGGGGCTCTAAGGAGGCCCTGGCTACTGTCACTGGTATAGTGGATGGAACTGGAAGTataggagctgctgcaggacag TACTTGGTGTCTCTGATAGAGAGCAAGCTGGGCTGGATGAGCGTGTTCTACTTCTTCATTGTCATG ACTGCAGGCAGCATTGTGTTCATCACTCCCTTGCTTGTCAGAGAGCTGCGGGCCATGTGGACAGACAGACGAGCGCGGCAACGCCAGCTGTGA